The DNA window AGTTTCAAGTTTATTGGAGATAAGCCGAACAGAGGGTCTTTTAATATCCAACTTCTAATTCTCGAAGCAGAGTGAGAATAGCAAAGCTCATAAATTCCACAAGCGAATTCTAATTCACCAACCGGTGATGCTTATGGTCGAGAACATTTTTGAAAAAATGCTCAAAAAAACGAGAATTTTCAAGAACAGGGACGTTTTAAGGCACTCTTACACTCCCGAATACTTGCCCCACAGAAAAGAGCAGATCGAAACGCTTGCATCTCTCCTTTTACCGGCTTTGCAGGGGGAGACTCCTTCGAATATACTAATCTACGGGAAAACTGGCACCGGAAAAACGGCTACGGTAAAATTCGTGGGCAAGCAGCTTGAGGAAGCGAGTAGAAAATTTAATGCACACTGCGTTATCCACTACTTAAACTGCGAGATTATAGATACGCAATACAGGGTTCTCGCTTCTTTGGCAAAAACTCTCGGAAGAAACGTTCCGATGACTGGCTGGCCGACCGATCAGGTTTACGAGGAAGTAAAGAGGGCGATAGATTCGAGGGATCAGACGGTGATAATCGTCTTAGACGAGATCGATAAGCTCGTTAGGAAAGGAGACGAGGTCCTCTACAGCCTTTCGAGAATTAACTCAGAATTGAGAAGGGCGAGGGTTAGCTTAATAGGAATATCCAACGATTTGAAGTTCAAAAACTTCCTCGATCCAAGAGTTTTGAGTTCGCTGAGTGAGGAGGAGATAGTCTTTCCGCCGTATAATGCGGAGCAGCTTCAGGACATCCTTGCTCAAAGAGCTGAGCTGGCATTCTATGAGGGAGTGCTCGAAGACGACGTTATTCCTTACTGCGCAGCTTTGGCTGCTCAAGAGCACGGAGATGCGAGAAAGGCTTTGGATTTGCTTAGGGTGAGCGGAGAAATTGCCGAAGCTGAAGATGCGGATAAAGTCACGAGGGAACACGTG is part of the Ferroglobus placidus DSM 10642 genome and encodes:
- a CDS encoding ORC1-type DNA replication protein; the encoded protein is MVENIFEKMLKKTRIFKNRDVLRHSYTPEYLPHRKEQIETLASLLLPALQGETPSNILIYGKTGTGKTATVKFVGKQLEEASRKFNAHCVIHYLNCEIIDTQYRVLASLAKTLGRNVPMTGWPTDQVYEEVKRAIDSRDQTVIIVLDEIDKLVRKGDEVLYSLSRINSELRRARVSLIGISNDLKFKNFLDPRVLSSLSEEEIVFPPYNAEQLQDILAQRAELAFYEGVLEDDVIPYCAALAAQEHGDARKALDLLRVSGEIAEAEDADKVTREHVKKAIKRIETDHVVEAVKTLPTQSKIILYGIILLHENGKRKMTTGEVYAVYKILCKKIGFDVLTQRRVSDLISELDMLGIINSIVISKGRYGRTREIRLDVPIKPVKEAILDDYRLEALRDMEKFIRSHITLEFFD